Proteins encoded within one genomic window of Nonomuraea gerenzanensis:
- a CDS encoding AraC family transcriptional regulator, whose amino-acid sequence MDVLSDVIAVMRTGRPRSARVEWRAPWGQRFPSAPGSAGFQMILRGSAWLLPSDGPPVALSAGDVVFFPHGHGYAMADSPSTPVAEPGCDPYTDEDGLFASASIGSGDATTVLLCGGYRLDPSRAHPLLRDLPELIHLPAGPGSHSGVRAAVELLGAEIHRPGLGADTVVSSLLDMLLLYILRAWFTAEHGQCEVTGWAAALADPAVSAALDAMHRDQARPWTVAELGARAGLSRAAFARRFAALVGQPPLAYLTWWRLSSAGRLLRETDAPLSEIAARVGYASEFAFANAFKREYGLAPGKYRRTACPASPEARLPART is encoded by the coding sequence ATGGACGTGCTCAGCGACGTGATCGCCGTCATGCGGACGGGCCGGCCCCGTTCGGCCCGGGTCGAGTGGCGGGCGCCCTGGGGGCAGCGATTCCCGTCGGCGCCCGGGTCGGCAGGGTTCCAGATGATCCTGCGGGGGTCGGCCTGGTTGCTGCCGTCCGACGGGCCGCCGGTCGCGTTGTCCGCGGGGGACGTGGTGTTCTTCCCGCACGGGCACGGCTACGCCATGGCCGACAGCCCGTCCACGCCGGTGGCCGAGCCCGGCTGCGACCCCTACACCGACGAGGACGGCCTGTTCGCCTCGGCCTCGATCGGGAGCGGGGACGCCACCACGGTGCTGTTGTGCGGCGGGTACCGGCTCGATCCGAGCCGCGCGCATCCGCTCCTGCGCGACCTGCCCGAGCTGATCCACCTGCCGGCCGGGCCGGGGTCGCACTCCGGGGTGCGTGCCGCCGTCGAGCTGCTGGGCGCCGAGATCCACCGGCCGGGGCTGGGGGCGGACACCGTGGTGTCGTCCCTGCTCGACATGCTGTTGTTGTACATCCTGCGGGCCTGGTTCACGGCTGAGCACGGGCAGTGCGAGGTCACCGGCTGGGCGGCGGCGCTGGCCGATCCGGCCGTCAGCGCGGCGCTCGACGCCATGCACCGCGACCAGGCCCGCCCGTGGACCGTGGCCGAGCTGGGGGCGCGGGCCGGGCTGTCGCGGGCGGCGTTCGCGCGCCGGTTCGCCGCGCTGGTGGGGCAGCCGCCGCTGGCGTACCTGACCTGGTGGCGGCTGTCCAGTGCCGGGCGGTTGCTGCGCGAGACGGACGCGCCGCTGAGCGAGATCGCCGCCAGGGTGGGTTACGCCTCGGAGTTCGCCTTCGCCAACGCCTTCAAGCGGGAGTACGGCCTGGCCCCGGGCAAGTACCGCCGCACCGCCTGCCCCGCCTCGCCGGAGGCCCGCCTCCCGGCGCGGACGTGA